A region of the Kaistia geumhonensis genome:
GGCCGGCCATGCGCGTCAGCGTGTCGACCATGCGGGCCGTGACGATCAACTGGCCCAGGGCGAGCAGCCACAGCCAGCCACCGAAACCCGTGGGGCCGCGCGCGGCATCGAGGGCCTTGGCCTTCCGCTTGCCGTCGACGGCGCGCCGTTTCGCTGCCGGCTTCGCCTTCGCGGCGGCGTCCCGGGGCTTCGCCTTCGGTCGGCCGGCCCCGCTCGCGGAAGCCGGGACGCGGCGCGGCGGCTTTTTTGGTTCGGCCGGCGGCGCGCTGTCGAAGGGAAGTTCGCCCTGCCCTTCCCCGCTCGACGGCGGCGGGCGGCGGCCGGCGCCGCCGCTACTCTTTCTCGGCGCCTTGGTCATGCTTCTCGGCGCCTTGGTCATGCCGTCGCAGCCGCTCCGGGAGAAGCAGC
Encoded here:
- a CDS encoding DUF2569 family protein, which translates into the protein MTKAPRKSSGGAGRRPPPSSGEGQGELPFDSAPPAEPKKPPRRVPASASGAGRPKAKPRDAAAKAKPAAKRRAVDGKRKAKALDAARGPTGFGGWLWLLALGQLIVTARMVDTLTRMAGLVGTELWDDHPGLVTADLGLYGVALLLQLGVIVMMVLRSRYFKPLFLVAIVAFFLIGRIEPLLAIAVLGMDPARLATRAVLLPMAIELGVSFVWAAYVLRSRRVRNTFVR